The Persephonella sp. IF05-L8 genome contains a region encoding:
- the def gene encoding peptide deformylase, whose translation MEKLEILRYPDERLKKPSIEVVDFGKEFKEFVDKLLYTMKNSPAGVGIAAPQVNKHIKTIIVDASEYKHKHNKLNHGLMILSNPRIIAHDGEIVIREGCLSVPDYTGNVKRHYWIKVEAEDINGNTITFDTEGFEAVVIQHEMDHLIGKLFIDRVASPKDIFKRKVYKK comes from the coding sequence ATGGAAAAACTTGAGATTTTAAGATATCCAGATGAAAGGCTTAAAAAACCCTCCATAGAGGTTGTGGATTTCGGTAAAGAATTTAAAGAGTTTGTGGATAAACTCCTTTATACAATGAAAAACTCACCTGCAGGGGTGGGAATAGCCGCCCCTCAGGTTAATAAACATATAAAAACCATAATTGTTGATGCATCTGAGTATAAGCATAAACATAACAAGCTCAATCACGGCCTTATGATACTTTCTAATCCAAGAATAATTGCCCATGATGGTGAGATTGTAATAAGGGAGGGTTGCCTTTCTGTCCCAGACTACACAGGAAACGTAAAAAGACACTACTGGATAAAAGTTGAAGCAGAAGATATAAATGGAAACACAATAACATTTGATACAGAAGGGTTTGAAGCAGTTGTTATTCAGCATGAGATGGACCATCTAATAGGAAAACTTTTTATTGATAGGGTAGCTTCCCCGAAGGATATATTTAAACGAAAAGTTTATAAAAAATGA
- a CDS encoding nodulation protein NfeD, which yields MKKFLLVFLILIGFSYGQVVVGEWDKPVTPVMADYVKRVVNKAQQENAKVIILQLDTPGGLGSAMRDVIKTMINSPIPVVVYVSPPGAQAASAGALITISADIAAMAPSTNIGSASPVNMTGKDIDETMKEKVINDMLAFVRAIAKEKGRNVKVIEKMITEAKNLSAEEALKLKVIDVIATDLNDLLKKINGKKVKKAGSTKTIKLSQNEKIVYVKQSFKEILLSILTNPVVAYLLLMIGFYGIFFELYNPGSVIPGVVGAISILLALYALNTISVNWLGVLLIILGILFFVLEIITPTFGALAVSGVIALIFGSIILISPDSPYGDVPVKVILPVALFSAAFFLTIAYLGIKAQVRKPVTGKEGMIGKIGIAETDIDPKGKVFVEGEIWDAYSEVPIRKGEEVKILSVEGLRLKVTKAHREH from the coding sequence ATGAAAAAATTTTTACTTGTATTTCTTATCTTAATAGGTTTCTCCTATGGTCAGGTTGTTGTTGGAGAATGGGACAAACCTGTAACACCTGTTATGGCAGATTATGTCAAAAGAGTTGTAAACAAAGCACAGCAGGAAAATGCAAAAGTAATCATCCTACAGCTGGACACCCCTGGCGGACTTGGAAGTGCAATGAGAGATGTTATCAAAACAATGATAAACTCACCTATTCCGGTAGTTGTTTATGTCTCTCCTCCCGGAGCTCAGGCAGCTTCGGCAGGTGCACTAATCACAATATCAGCAGATATAGCAGCAATGGCTCCATCTACCAATATTGGTTCTGCATCCCCAGTAAACATGACCGGCAAAGATATAGACGAAACAATGAAAGAAAAAGTGATTAATGATATGCTGGCATTTGTCAGAGCTATTGCAAAGGAAAAAGGAAGAAATGTAAAAGTTATTGAAAAAATGATTACCGAAGCAAAAAATTTATCTGCCGAAGAAGCCTTAAAACTAAAAGTTATTGATGTTATAGCAACAGACCTGAATGATTTACTGAAAAAGATAAATGGCAAAAAAGTTAAAAAGGCTGGTTCTACCAAAACAATAAAACTTTCCCAGAATGAAAAAATTGTTTATGTTAAACAGAGTTTTAAAGAAATATTACTAAGCATACTTACAAATCCAGTTGTTGCATACCTGCTTCTTATGATTGGTTTTTATGGAATATTTTTTGAACTTTATAATCCGGGAAGCGTAATTCCCGGCGTTGTCGGTGCAATATCAATACTACTTGCCCTTTATGCCCTAAACACAATATCTGTCAACTGGCTGGGTGTTTTGCTGATAATACTGGGTATTCTGTTTTTTGTTCTGGAAATAATAACTCCAACTTTCGGAGCCCTTGCAGTAAGCGGTGTAATAGCTCTGATATTTGGTTCAATAATACTTATCAGCCCCGATTCACCTTATGGAGACGTTCCTGTGAAAGTTATACTACCTGTAGCCTTGTTCAGTGCTGCATTTTTCCTGACAATTGCATATCTTGGTATTAAGGCACAGGTCAGAAAACCTGTAACTGGTAAAGAGGGAATGATTGGCAAGATTGGAATAGCAGAAACAGATATAGACCCAAAAGGAAAGGTATTTGTAGAAGGTGAAATATGGGATGCTTACTCTGAAGTCCCTATCAGAAAGGGCGAAGAAGTAAAAATATTATCAGTGGAGGGATTAAGATTAAAGGTCACAAAAGCCCACAGGGAACATTAA
- a CDS encoding ACT domain-containing protein yields MKHFVITAVGEDQPGIVAGLTKVLYEKGANIEDSAMTRLNNEFAVMLIVSFENDITPEELKDSFNQIAKEKGLMINVREIPEEVYQNKEEVGQVYNLILYGADRPGIVYKVAKLLADKNINIADLRTEKSPELYVLIAQVEFPPGLTEEDIKPELEALKDELNIDLSIEKVESVEM; encoded by the coding sequence GTGAAACATTTTGTTATAACAGCAGTTGGAGAAGACCAGCCGGGAATAGTCGCCGGTCTTACAAAGGTTCTTTATGAAAAAGGGGCAAATATAGAAGACTCTGCAATGACAAGGCTGAATAATGAATTTGCAGTTATGCTGATTGTTAGTTTTGAAAATGATATTACCCCTGAGGAATTAAAAGATAGTTTCAACCAGATAGCAAAAGAAAAAGGGCTTATGATAAATGTAAGGGAAATTCCTGAAGAGGTATACCAGAATAAAGAAGAAGTAGGTCAGGTATATAACCTTATTTTATATGGGGCAGATAGGCCGGGAATTGTTTATAAAGTTGCAAAACTACTTGCAGACAAAAATATAAACATTGCAGATTTGAGAACAGAAAAAAGCCCTGAGCTTTATGTGTTAATAGCACAGGTTGAATTTCCTCCAGGACTTACAGAAGAAGATATTAAACCTGAGCTTGAAGCTTTAAAAGATGAGCTTAATATAGACCTTTCTATAGAAAAAGTTGAAAGTGTGGAGATGTAA
- a CDS encoding (2Fe-2S) ferredoxin domain-containing protein — MSADFKHVFVCLQRKPPGMPSCGDKGSDQIFQKFQEEMMMKNLFDKMAVTPTGCLGPCMMGPTVVVYPDAVWYGNVKPEDVPEIIEKHILGGEPVERLVTSKGRPPAMF, encoded by the coding sequence ATGTCAGCAGATTTTAAGCATGTGTTTGTATGTTTACAAAGAAAACCACCTGGAATGCCTTCCTGTGGTGATAAAGGCTCAGACCAGATTTTCCAAAAGTTTCAGGAAGAAATGATGATGAAAAATCTTTTTGATAAAATGGCTGTTACTCCAACAGGTTGCCTGGGACCTTGTATGATGGGACCAACAGTTGTTGTTTATCCTGATGCTGTATGGTATGGAAATGTAAAACCTGAGGATGTTCCTGAAATCATTGAAAAACATATCTTAGGTGGTGAACCTGTAGAAAGACTGGTTACATCCAAAGGCAGACCACCTGCAATGTTTTAA
- the gcvH gene encoding glycine cleavage system protein GcvH: MAAEDFKVVDGLYYTKEHLWVKVDGDDAVIGVTDYGQHQLGDVVYVELPQVGSEVEAGDKIASVESVKAAIDIYSPLTGKILSVNEDLKEDPSLVNVDPYGDGWIAEIQMSDPNELEDLMTADDYRAYIQEVESEEEV; this comes from the coding sequence ATGGCAGCAGAAGATTTCAAGGTTGTTGATGGACTTTATTATACAAAGGAGCACCTCTGGGTAAAGGTTGATGGTGATGATGCTGTGATAGGAGTAACCGACTATGGTCAGCATCAGCTTGGTGATGTAGTTTATGTTGAACTTCCACAGGTTGGTTCAGAAGTTGAAGCAGGAGACAAAATAGCATCTGTTGAGTCTGTAAAGGCTGCAATTGATATATATTCTCCTCTTACAGGGAAAATACTTTCTGTAAATGAAGACCTGAAAGAAGACCCAAGCCTTGTTAATGTTGACCCTTACGGAGATGGATGGATAGCAGAGATACAAATGTCAGACCCAAATGAGCTTGAAGACCTTATGACTGCGGATGATTACAGAGCTTATATACAGGAAGTAGAAAGCGAAGAAGAGGTGTAA
- the amrB gene encoding AmmeMemoRadiSam system protein B: MSLQIREPAVSDMFYPADPVELRKMLTEYLEKAPLYLYKPEAVASPHAGYIYSGPVAAVSYKQFLNLDPDKHYTILLVGPSHYVPFEGISFGYYDYWLTPLGEVKVNKEEIERFVANNRHLPITLNTIPHLKEHSLEVQVPFLQMVLEDFSIIPVVYGQVHYSVVEEVIAQIKDNRDDVVVVISTDLSHYYPDHMAREIDINCNMAVEHLDLSLLDRCEACGKIGLEAIINYSRRVGWKGKVLDYKTSGDTSGDRSAVVGYASYIFYKEE, from the coding sequence ATGAGCCTTCAGATAAGAGAGCCAGCTGTTAGTGATATGTTTTATCCTGCAGACCCTGTTGAATTGAGAAAAATGCTTACTGAATACCTTGAGAAAGCTCCATTATATCTATATAAACCTGAAGCTGTAGCATCTCCACATGCAGGATATATATACTCTGGACCAGTTGCAGCTGTTAGCTATAAGCAGTTTTTAAATCTTGACCCAGATAAACATTACACAATCTTGCTTGTTGGACCTTCCCATTATGTTCCTTTTGAGGGGATATCATTTGGGTATTATGACTACTGGCTTACACCTCTTGGAGAAGTTAAGGTAAATAAAGAGGAAATAGAAAGATTTGTGGCTAACAACAGACATCTGCCAATAACCCTTAATACAATCCCACATCTGAAAGAGCATTCCCTTGAGGTTCAAGTTCCATTTCTTCAAATGGTTTTAGAGGATTTCTCAATAATCCCTGTTGTGTATGGACAGGTTCATTATTCTGTTGTGGAAGAGGTTATAGCACAGATAAAAGATAACAGGGATGATGTTGTTGTGGTGATAAGCACAGATTTAAGCCATTACTATCCTGACCATATGGCAAGGGAGATAGATATAAACTGTAATATGGCTGTTGAACATCTTGATTTATCACTGCTTGATAGATGTGAAGCCTGTGGAAAAATAGGTCTTGAGGCAATAATTAATTATTCCAGAAGAGTAGGCTGGAAGGGAAAAGTTCTTGATTATAAAACTTCCGGAGATACTTCAGGAGACAGGTCTGCTGTTGTAGGATATGCAAGCTACATTTTTTACAAGGAGGAATAA
- a CDS encoding Yip1 family protein, with the protein MSFQEFLDLYLKPKVAWEKLKEKHFTIQQLYLKYIIFFAFIPALGHFLGFVVFRDYYVNAIKKFLEMAEKDAQQSELTIRYMQTLMAELQDNDITQELLMMITTYGFELFKPVVLTAIIFFLAPAFGGIKDPVKSFTVATFALIPSWVAGIFYIMNSPISMFVIFMGMFYTFYLVFIGGEKVLDIPSEKSKNFQFIIVVVILYLVISGIVGQVETTITYKILGVIGG; encoded by the coding sequence ATGAGTTTTCAGGAGTTTTTAGACCTTTATCTAAAGCCAAAAGTAGCCTGGGAAAAACTAAAAGAAAAACATTTCACAATCCAGCAGCTTTATCTAAAATACATTATATTTTTTGCTTTTATTCCGGCTTTAGGGCATTTTTTAGGCTTTGTAGTATTCAGGGATTACTACGTAAATGCAATTAAAAAATTTCTTGAAATGGCAGAAAAGGATGCTCAGCAATCTGAGTTAACAATCAGATATATGCAAACGCTCATGGCTGAACTTCAGGATAATGATATAACACAGGAACTTCTGATGATGATAACCACCTATGGTTTTGAGCTTTTTAAACCTGTGGTTCTTACAGCTATCATTTTCTTTTTAGCACCTGCTTTTGGAGGGATAAAAGACCCGGTTAAATCTTTCACTGTGGCAACATTTGCCCTGATACCTTCATGGGTGGCAGGTATTTTTTATATCATGAACTCTCCAATTTCTATGTTTGTTATTTTTATGGGAATGTTTTACACATTTTATCTGGTGTTTATAGGTGGAGAAAAAGTCCTCGATATACCATCCGAAAAATCTAAGAACTTTCAGTTTATTATAGTGGTAGTCATACTTTATCTGGTAATAAGTGGTATTGTAGGACAGGTTGAGACAACTATCACATATAAAATATTAGGTGTAATAGGAGGATGA
- a CDS encoding cytochrome c: protein MKKYIIAGLSVSVILFSCQTQQKPEVSKEEIRFGYQVYKKSCASCHWETVKPEQIRDIRKTVRAGGRPPFGAPPMSEVSARVKKFYPTEEKFVAFVKDYITNPSREKGVCMPMAYKIFGVMPPIGKGLSEKEKEAVAKWLYYRYKLTWEEFMRKHPH from the coding sequence ATGAAAAAGTATATTATTGCTGGTCTTTCTGTATCAGTTATTCTATTCTCATGTCAGACACAACAAAAGCCTGAAGTTTCTAAAGAGGAAATAAGGTTTGGTTATCAGGTTTACAAAAAAAGCTGTGCTTCATGTCACTGGGAAACTGTAAAACCTGAACAGATTAGAGATATAAGGAAAACTGTTAGAGCAGGAGGCAGACCACCATTTGGTGCACCTCCAATGTCTGAAGTATCTGCAAGGGTTAAAAAGTTCTATCCTACAGAGGAAAAATTTGTGGCATTTGTTAAAGACTACATAACAAATCCTTCCAGAGAGAAAGGTGTATGTATGCCTATGGCGTATAAAATATTTGGAGTTATGCCACCTATAGGTAAAGGATTATCTGAAAAAGAAAAGGAAGCTGTGGCAAAATGGTTATACTATAGATATAAACTTACATGGGAAGAGTTTATGAGAAAACATCCACATTAA
- a CDS encoding DUF2628 domain-containing protein, whose amino-acid sequence MDKWEKYRIFVGKNADYYIPRFKKFEETQSVVSWNWAAFFFGLLWMLYRKMYLYSVIFTIALFLFGLLLSVFNLYNNLVMLGVQIWLWVGFGVFGNYVYYTHVEKKVKDIENRFPDPQMQAVILEKEGGVSWIAPIVFFLIIFVLQILAASQMR is encoded by the coding sequence ATGGATAAATGGGAAAAATACAGAATATTCGTTGGTAAAAATGCTGATTATTATATTCCCAGATTTAAGAAGTTTGAAGAAACCCAGAGTGTAGTTAGCTGGAACTGGGCAGCCTTTTTCTTTGGTTTGCTCTGGATGTTATACAGGAAAATGTATCTTTATTCGGTTATTTTCACAATTGCTTTATTTTTGTTTGGACTACTGCTCAGTGTGTTTAATCTTTATAACAACCTTGTGATGTTAGGTGTTCAGATATGGCTGTGGGTTGGGTTTGGAGTTTTTGGCAATTATGTTTATTACACGCATGTTGAGAAAAAAGTAAAAGATATTGAAAACAGATTTCCTGACCCTCAGATGCAGGCAGTAATCCTTGAGAAAGAAGGAGGGGTCAGCTGGATAGCACCGATAGTATTTTTCCTGATAATCTTTGTTCTTCAAATATTGGCAGCAAGCCAGATGAGATAA
- a CDS encoding YggS family pyridoxal phosphate-dependent enzyme, translated as MAIRENVEKIKEKIEKAVQKAGRKPEDVILLAASKTQPPEKIVEAYEAGIRYFGENRVQEGIKKIEALSDLKDIHWHLIGGLQTNKAKYAVKYFELIHSLDREALADELDKRAGKIEKVQDVLIEVNVGEEETKYGVKPENLEKLFEYSMQKENLRILGLMCIPPYFEDPEKSRPYFAMLREMKEQLEKKFNISLPHLSMGMSHDFEVAIEEGATIVRIGTAIFGERKYL; from the coding sequence ATGGCAATAAGGGAAAATGTGGAAAAAATCAAAGAAAAGATAGAAAAGGCTGTTCAGAAAGCAGGAAGAAAACCTGAAGATGTAATACTTCTGGCTGCTTCCAAAACCCAGCCACCTGAAAAGATAGTTGAGGCTTATGAAGCAGGTATCAGATATTTTGGAGAAAATAGGGTTCAGGAGGGAATTAAAAAGATAGAAGCCCTTTCTGACCTGAAGGATATCCACTGGCATTTGATAGGTGGATTGCAGACAAATAAAGCAAAATATGCTGTTAAATATTTTGAACTGATACATTCCCTTGATAGAGAGGCTCTTGCAGATGAACTGGACAAAAGGGCAGGGAAAATAGAAAAAGTTCAGGATGTTCTGATAGAAGTTAATGTAGGAGAAGAAGAAACAAAATACGGGGTAAAACCTGAAAATCTTGAGAAATTATTTGAGTATTCTATGCAGAAAGAAAATCTAAGGATTTTAGGACTTATGTGTATTCCTCCGTATTTTGAAGACCCAGAAAAATCCAGGCCTTATTTTGCAATGCTTAGAGAAATGAAAGAACAACTTGAGAAAAAATTTAATATCAGTCTTCCCCATTTATCCATGGGAATGTCCCATGATTTTGAGGTTGCAATAGAAGAAGGTGCAACTATAGTTAGAATTGGCACTGCTATTTTTGGGGAAAGGAAATACTTATGA
- a CDS encoding ZIP family metal transporter has protein sequence MDEIILAGLLVLVLTSLGSIFAVFFKNLPEWGLDFGLAFSGGVMLVASFTSLILPATETGSIWSVIFGIVLGFGLIFTIEKFVPHEEYFLKFKTSTIEKEKLRGIFLVVSAIVIHNIPEGMAVGVSMANDVEKGWATALAIGIQDIPEGFAVSLPLIFLTERAWIPVLIGVLSGFSEFVFTVLGGFTFSIFSAFLPFGLSVAGGAMIYVTVKEVFPQVYQNKNETLITTGFLLGLLIMLYLDTTLG, from the coding sequence ATGGATGAAATAATACTGGCAGGTCTTCTGGTTCTCGTCCTTACCAGCCTTGGTTCCATTTTTGCTGTATTTTTTAAAAATCTGCCTGAATGGGGTCTTGATTTTGGTCTGGCTTTCAGTGGGGGTGTTATGCTGGTTGCTTCTTTTACATCTTTAATACTACCTGCTACAGAAACAGGCAGCATATGGAGTGTTATTTTTGGAATAGTCCTGGGATTTGGACTTATTTTTACTATTGAAAAGTTTGTTCCCCACGAGGAGTATTTCCTTAAGTTTAAAACTTCCACAATAGAAAAAGAAAAGCTTAGAGGAATTTTTCTGGTTGTTTCAGCTATTGTAATCCATAATATTCCAGAAGGTATGGCTGTTGGTGTATCAATGGCAAATGATGTTGAAAAAGGATGGGCAACTGCCCTTGCAATCGGAATACAGGATATTCCGGAAGGTTTTGCCGTGTCTTTGCCTTTGATTTTTTTAACTGAAAGGGCGTGGATACCTGTTTTAATTGGTGTTTTAAGTGGTTTTTCTGAATTTGTTTTTACGGTTTTAGGTGGTTTTACCTTTAGTATATTTTCTGCTTTTTTGCCTTTTGGTCTAAGCGTAGCCGGTGGAGCTATGATTTATGTAACAGTAAAAGAAGTTTTCCCTCAGGTTTATCAAAATAAAAATGAAACTCTTATAACCACCGGATTTTTACTTGGCCTTCTTATTATGCTTTATCTGGATACTACTCTGGGATAA
- the metF gene encoding methylenetetrahydrofolate reductase [NAD(P)H]: MKISEILKQVKRSISFEFFPPKTAEGEEALFRTIKELEFIHPTFVSITYGAGGTTRERTIRVVKKIHTQTNLTVMAHQTCIGHTRKEIIDILSQYKEIGVQNILALRGDIPQGQEETFVFPPDGCRYANELVSLIRETFGDWFSIGVAAYPEGHPESPDLDTDIHYFKKKVEAGAEFAITQMFFDNRYFYNYIEKLQKEGIDIPVIPGIMPITNFKQIKKFADMCGATIPGELIQKLQAVADKPEEIEKIGIDYAIQQCEDLLKNGVKGLHFYTLNKSKATIEIYNRIKDLL, encoded by the coding sequence ATGAAGATATCAGAAATCCTTAAGCAAGTTAAAAGAAGTATTTCCTTTGAGTTTTTCCCTCCTAAAACTGCTGAGGGAGAAGAGGCTTTATTCAGGACAATAAAAGAGCTTGAATTTATACATCCAACATTTGTCTCCATTACCTATGGAGCTGGAGGAACCACAAGGGAAAGAACAATCAGAGTTGTTAAAAAAATTCATACTCAGACTAACCTGACTGTAATGGCTCACCAGACCTGTATAGGCCATACAAGGAAGGAAATTATAGATATCTTAAGCCAGTATAAAGAAATAGGCGTTCAGAATATTCTGGCTTTAAGGGGAGATATTCCTCAGGGACAGGAAGAAACATTTGTTTTTCCTCCAGATGGATGTAGATACGCAAATGAACTTGTTTCCTTGATAAGAGAAACTTTTGGAGACTGGTTCAGCATAGGAGTTGCAGCATATCCAGAAGGACATCCTGAAAGTCCAGATTTGGATACTGATATACATTACTTCAAAAAGAAAGTTGAAGCAGGAGCAGAATTTGCAATAACCCAGATGTTTTTTGACAACAGATATTTTTATAACTATATTGAAAAGCTACAGAAAGAAGGTATTGATATTCCTGTTATCCCGGGAATTATGCCTATCACAAATTTTAAACAGATTAAAAAATTCGCAGATATGTGCGGTGCAACAATACCTGGAGAATTAATCCAAAAACTGCAAGCTGTGGCAGATAAGCCTGAAGAGATTGAAAAAATCGGAATTGATTATGCTATCCAGCAGTGTGAAGACCTGTTAAAAAATGGTGTTAAAGGACTTCATTTCTATACATTAAATAAATCAAAGGCCACAATTGAAATTTATAACCGTATAAAAGACCTTTTATAA
- the amrA gene encoding AmmeMemoRadiSam system protein A, which translates to MEDVIVSLDEITEEEGQALVQLARKAIEEYLKTGLEIDLKEIPYESWKKKGASFVTLEVSPTHQLRGCIGSIIPHQPLYKDVIHNAIAAATSDPRFLPVRPEELSNIKVKVSILSYPQPLQFSDPYDLLQKLQPFKDGVILKYGNHQATFLPEVWEQLPDKTQFLSHLCMKAGLPSDCWLTYPIEVFIYHTKTFSE; encoded by the coding sequence ATGGAAGATGTAATTGTTTCCCTTGATGAGATTACAGAGGAAGAAGGACAGGCACTTGTTCAGCTTGCCAGAAAAGCAATTGAAGAGTATCTAAAAACAGGATTAGAAATAGATTTAAAAGAAATTCCCTATGAAAGCTGGAAGAAAAAGGGGGCTTCTTTTGTTACTCTTGAGGTTTCGCCTACCCATCAGCTTAGAGGTTGTATTGGCTCAATAATACCACATCAGCCTCTTTACAAAGATGTGATACATAATGCTATAGCTGCAGCAACCTCTGACCCAAGATTTTTACCTGTAAGACCTGAAGAATTATCAAATATAAAGGTAAAGGTTTCTATTTTGTCTTATCCCCAGCCTTTGCAATTTTCTGACCCTTATGACCTGCTCCAGAAATTACAGCCATTTAAGGACGGTGTAATCCTAAAATACGGAAACCATCAGGCAACCTTTCTACCGGAAGTATGGGAGCAACTACCAGATAAAACCCAGTTTTTATCCCATCTATGTATGAAAGCAGGATTACCCTCTGACTGCTGGCTAACATATCCTATAGAGGTGTTTATCTACCACACAAAAACATTTAGCGAGTGA
- a CDS encoding carbonic anhydrase, which translates to MAQIPFLEGVKQFKNLKFKEYEETFKKLIEEGQHPKALFITCSDSRIHPDEITGADIGDLFIVRVIGNMVPPFKPDNEFHGVAAAVEYAVSVLNVPDIIICGHSHCGACEALYKDLPDDISIIHVKKWLELGKDVKQIAQANVKEKGRRLFELTERLNVIKQMENLLTYPEVKRKVEEGKVRLHGWYYVIEKGQIEYYDPQKNEFVPIT; encoded by the coding sequence ATGGCTCAGATACCTTTTTTGGAAGGGGTAAAACAGTTTAAAAATCTTAAATTCAAAGAATACGAAGAAACATTTAAAAAACTCATAGAAGAAGGGCAGCATCCCAAGGCTCTATTTATCACCTGTTCAGACTCACGTATTCATCCAGATGAAATAACAGGAGCCGACATTGGAGACCTGTTTATTGTCCGTGTTATAGGGAATATGGTTCCTCCTTTTAAGCCTGATAATGAGTTTCACGGGGTTGCTGCAGCTGTTGAGTATGCTGTTTCTGTATTAAATGTTCCGGATATTATAATTTGTGGTCATTCCCATTGTGGTGCATGTGAAGCCCTTTATAAAGACCTTCCAGATGATATATCAATTATTCATGTAAAAAAATGGCTTGAGCTTGGTAAAGATGTAAAACAGATAGCACAGGCGAATGTAAAAGAAAAGGGAAGAAGACTTTTTGAGCTAACAGAGAGGCTAAATGTCATAAAACAGATGGAAAATCTCCTTACATATCCAGAAGTTAAAAGAAAGGTTGAAGAAGGTAAAGTCAGGCTTCATGGATGGTATTATGTGATAGAAAAAGGACAGATTGAGTATTACGACCCCCAAAAAAATGAGTTTGTGCCTATCACATAA
- a CDS encoding FlhB-like flagellar biosynthesis protein, with protein sequence MAEDKKAVALKYERGKDKAPKVIAKGKGHIGEKIIQVAKEHNIPIKEDPVLVEALSQIEINQEIPPELYKAVAEILAFVYRQTKKIEK encoded by the coding sequence ATGGCTGAAGACAAAAAAGCCGTTGCTTTAAAATATGAAAGAGGCAAAGACAAAGCCCCAAAGGTAATAGCCAAAGGTAAAGGCCATATCGGAGAAAAAATAATTCAGGTAGCAAAAGAGCATAATATTCCCATAAAAGAAGACCCTGTTTTAGTGGAAGCCTTATCACAGATAGAAATAAATCAGGAGATACCGCCGGAGCTTTATAAAGCAGTTGCGGAAATTCTTGCTTTTGTATATAGACAGACAAAAAAGATTGAAAAATAA
- a CDS encoding 2,3,4,5-tetrahydropyridine-2,6-dicarboxylate N-succinyltransferase — protein MEELKNLIVEAWENRELLKEKKYQDAVRETIDLLDKGKVRVAEKKDGDWVVNEWVKQAILLYFPIQDMQVMEVGPFEYYDKIPLKKNWKEAGVRVVPPATARYGSFIEAGAILMPSYVNIGAYVGSGTLVDTWATVGSCAQIGKNVHLSGGVGIGGVLEPPNAKPVIVEDNCFIGSRCIIVEGAVIEEEAVLGAGVVITGSTRIIDVSGDEPVEYRGRVPARSVVIPGVMNKKFPAGEYGVPVALIIGKRKESTDKKVSLNEALREFNVEG, from the coding sequence ATGGAAGAATTAAAAAATCTTATTGTTGAAGCATGGGAAAACAGAGAGCTTTTGAAAGAAAAAAAATATCAGGATGCAGTTAGAGAAACCATAGACCTGCTGGATAAAGGTAAAGTTAGAGTTGCAGAAAAAAAGGACGGCGACTGGGTAGTAAATGAATGGGTAAAACAGGCAATCCTCCTTTATTTCCCAATTCAAGATATGCAGGTTATGGAAGTTGGACCTTTTGAATATTACGATAAAATACCCCTCAAGAAAAACTGGAAAGAAGCAGGGGTTAGGGTTGTTCCACCTGCAACAGCAAGATACGGCTCATTTATAGAAGCAGGGGCAATCTTAATGCCCTCTTACGTAAATATAGGGGCTTATGTTGGAAGCGGAACTCTGGTTGATACATGGGCAACTGTGGGCTCATGTGCCCAGATTGGAAAAAATGTTCACCTTTCTGGAGGTGTCGGAATAGGTGGAGTTTTAGAGCCTCCAAATGCAAAACCTGTTATTGTTGAGGATAACTGCTTTATAGGTTCAAGATGTATCATTGTTGAAGGAGCTGTTATAGAAGAAGAGGCAGTTTTAGGTGCTGGAGTTGTTATCACAGGTTCAACAAGAATAATAGATGTTTCAGGAGATGAACCTGTTGAGTATAGAGGAAGAGTACCTGCAAGAAGTGTTGTAATTCCCGGAGTTATGAACAAAAAATTCCCTGCAGGTGAGTACGGCGTTCCTGTAGCTCTTATAATTGGTAAAAGAAAAGAATCAACGGACAAAAAAGTTTCTTTAAATGAAGCATTAAGAGAATTTAATGTAGAAGGATAA